The stretch of DNA CCTTTCTCATGGTGAGCAACTTCCGCTACTACTCCTTCAAGGACCCCGAACTGGTCAAGCGCCAGCCCTTCGGCATCCTGGTGATGGCGGTCATCTTTATCATCGTCATCGTTGCCCAGCCGGAAATCGTCCTGTTCCTGCTCTTTCTGGCCTACATGGTTTCCGGCCCGCTCGGGTTTCTGCTCAAGCTGTTCCGCAAGCCCCGGGGGGGAGGCAAGGTTTCCGCCTGACCAAACGTTGTATGGCATAGTCGAAAAAACGAGTCCCTTTCCCTCGGAAAGCTTAAAGTTTCTTGACATCCCGGGTGTTTGTCTGGTCTAGTGAATATAACAATTCTTTAAAGGCTGTGAAGAGGAGTAGTAGGCCCTGCCCCCTGTCTCAGAGAACCGGCGCTTGGTGCGAGTCGGTACAGGAGAGGGTCGAACTCGCCTCGGAGCCGCGAGGGTGAACCGCCGGATCCCGTTCGGACCCAACTAGCCCTCGACGTGAACCTGCGTTAACGGTCAAAACAAGGGCCCTGCCTGCAGGGCCGAAACAGGGTGGTACCGCGAAGCGCAAGCTCTCGCCCCTGTACGGGGCGGGAGTTTTTTATTTTGCGCGCTCCGGAATGACCCAACCCGCTGGCAGTCGATTCCTGTCAGCGGCTCTCCAAGCGAAAGGGGGTGGTGACGTGGAATCGGACCTAGGTGACCTGATGGCCTTAAAACAGTCGGTTAAACTGGAAACATTGATAAATCACGTGCTGCCCCATCCGGCCTGAATGGCCGTGGCGGAAGTCGAAAAAGGAGGCTCCATGAGCAAGGCGAAGAGCATCACGATATTTGACACCACCCTCCGAGACGGAGAGCAGTCCCCCGGCGCCAGCATGAACATCGAGGAAAAGCTGCGCATCGCCCACCAGCTCGAAAAGATGAATGTAGACGTCATCGAGGCCGGTTTTCCCATCGCCTCCGAGGGCGACTTCGAGGCGGTCCGGCGCGTCGCCAAGGCCATCAAGGGGCCGCAGATCGCCGGGCTGTGCCGGGCCAGCAACAAGGACATCGATCGCGCCTGGGAGGCACTCCAGTACGCCGGGGAGCGGGGCCGCATCCACACCTTTATCGCCACCAGCGACATTCACATGGAGCTCAAGCTCAAGATGAGCGAGGAGCAGGTGGTCGAGGCCGCGGTCAAGGCGGTCAAGCGCGCCGCCGGCTACACCCCCAACGTCGAGTTCTCCGCCGAGGACGCCGTTCGCACCCGGCTGCCTTTTCTGGCGCGGGTGGTCGAGGCGGTCATCGACGCCGGGGCCAAGACGGTCAACATCCCCGACACGGTCGGTTACACCATCCCCTCCGAATATTTCAACATCATAAAGTACCTGAAGGACAACGTCCCAAATATCGAAAAAACGGTTCTTTCCGTCCACTGCCACAACGATCTCGGGCTCGCCGTGGCCAACTCCCTGGCCGCCGTCCAGGCCGGGGCCGAGCAGGTGGAGTGCACCATCAACGGCATCGGCGAGCGGGCCGGCAACTGCTCGCTCGAAGAGGTGGTCATGGCCCTGCGCACCCGCCACGACATCATGCCCTTCAAGACCGGGGTCCAGACCGAGCATATTTACGCCGCCAGCAAGCTCCTGTCGACCATCACTGGCATCGTGGTGCAGCCCAACAAAGCCATCGTCGGTGCCAACGCCTTCGCTCACGAGGCGGGCATCCACCAGCACGGCATGCTGATGGACAAGTCCACCTACGAGATCATGACCCCCGAGTCGATCGGCCTCAGCAAGAACAAGCTGGTGCTCGGCAAGCACTCGGGGCGCCACGCCTTCGTCCAGCGCCTCGGCGAACTCGGCTACGACCTCTCCAAGGAGGACATCGAGAAGGCGTTCGTGCGGTTCAAGGCCCTTGCCGACGCGAAGAAGGAGATTTTCGACGAGGACCTCGACGCCATCGTCGCCGACGAGATCATCCGGGTTCCCGAGACCTACAAGCTGCTCCAGATGAATGTCTCCTC from Desulfuromonas sp. encodes:
- a CDS encoding 2-isopropylmalate synthase, with translation MSKAKSITIFDTTLRDGEQSPGASMNIEEKLRIAHQLEKMNVDVIEAGFPIASEGDFEAVRRVAKAIKGPQIAGLCRASNKDIDRAWEALQYAGERGRIHTFIATSDIHMELKLKMSEEQVVEAAVKAVKRAAGYTPNVEFSAEDAVRTRLPFLARVVEAVIDAGAKTVNIPDTVGYTIPSEYFNIIKYLKDNVPNIEKTVLSVHCHNDLGLAVANSLAAVQAGAEQVECTINGIGERAGNCSLEEVVMALRTRHDIMPFKTGVQTEHIYAASKLLSTITGIVVQPNKAIVGANAFAHEAGIHQHGMLMDKSTYEIMTPESIGLSKNKLVLGKHSGRHAFVQRLGELGYDLSKEDIEKAFVRFKALADAKKEIFDEDLDAIVADEIIRVPETYKLLQMNVSSGSFAAPTATVEMEVDGKVKKTATMGDGPVDATFKAIKKLSRTKARLLNFSVGAITGGTDAQGECTVRLELDGREVLGQGAHPDIIVASAKAYINALNKMATVAQRTSIHL